The following coding sequences lie in one Chelmon rostratus isolate fCheRos1 chromosome 2, fCheRos1.pri, whole genome shotgun sequence genomic window:
- the rab44 gene encoding uncharacterized protein rab44 isoform X1 — translation MSTQSAKKKRIGSRRRVAHENKTSEADELHITDSASAAKRCIPEENTESLNVLANPDNTQSATQNPPSPELTENRRKLGSSRRNKRELRVKGSATESYSKPTEEVEEYTRGNETPKTMQMSLAIQSWRQEEVNQGHEHNIISVAHDSSLYPAITPDYSEVQHSTTANCPEADLERLIPKSETLEADQDENDTNYKLVSDSCKFVETMLGETDRSDTLQSEELKENARLVGVSELTSVSVLSCPTVDQQLTDQLNYREMPEEKLPNVYSVTEKESKNGDKDAEFLRQGGNLRENYLVSESHIKSKDIESSITPEISTEKHNPREHTEPQCSVGQAIVSSPNEELHNDEEQIEIFKLSDVKGAHHAKDALNSIHEQEVDPTQMHEIDHSSESGLHDAREHSEVISGNLIDQAEVIDTYRSESIVRGTDDSATKQVESNSDDKQEEHPTRENNFDSLEHTNEDIHVYDTKIPQISDTERVDSALGQVDEGDSHIEDDMNPSADQTVHQEKEGILSEVEESESSLQTLQSETNAPLDSQPLDTSVRTEEETNTGFNPTLNRRKLGSSRRNKGRQHAKDCAVESSHEHKEQVEESTRGNEDLQTTPVLVAAEGTNQEELSQWSEHGVIMPVTPDSSLYSVMMPGYSPEVQNPTTTNYPEADLENLISVSENLQEDHDERETDFKVEVSNKSVGATLEGMDKSDTFQSEQARGAHHAEDAVLKVHEQEVDPTQMHEIDDSSESGTHDATEHPEVISGNLIHQAEVIDTYRSESIVRGTDDSATKQVESNSDDKQEEHPTRENNFDSLEHTNEDIHVYDTKIPQISDTERVDSALGQVDEGDSHVEDDMNPSADQTVHQEKEGILSEDEESESSLQTLQSETNAPLDSQPLDTSLRTERETHTGFNPTLNRRKLGSSRRNKGRQHAKDCAAESSHEHKEEVEESTMSTEDLQTAPVLVAAEGTNQEELSQWSEHGVIMPATPDSSLYSVMLSDNSPEVQNPTTTNYPEADLENSISVSENLQEDHDERETDFKVEVSNKSVGATLEGMDKSDTIQSEEARGAHHAEDAVLKVHEQEVDPTQMHEIDDSSESGTHDATEHPEVISGNLIDQAEVIDTYRSESIVRGTDDSATKQEESNSDDKQEEHPTRENNFDSLEHTNEDIHVYDTKIPQISDTERVDSALGQVDEGDNHVEDDMNPSAEQTVHQEKEGILSEVEESESSLQTLQSETNAPLDSQPLDTSVRTERETHTGFNPTLNSRKLGSSRRNKGRQHAKDCAAESSHEHKEQVEESTRGNEDLQTTPVLVAAEGTNQEELSQWSEHDVNMPVTPDSSLYSVMMPGYSPEVQNPTASNYPEADLENSISVSENLQEDHDERETDFKVEVSNKSVGATLEGMDKSDTFQSEQARGAHHAEDAVLKEHEQEVNPTQMHEIDDSSESETHDATEHPEVISGNLIDQPEVIDTYQSESIVRGTDDSATKQEDSNSDDKQEEHPTRENYFDSLEHTNEDIHVYDTKIPQISDTERVDSALGQVDEGESHVEDDMNPSAEQTVHQEKEGILSEDAESESSLQTLQSETNAPLDSQPLDTSLRTEEETHTGFNPTLNRRKLGLSRRNKGRQHAKDCAAESSHEHKEQVEESTRGNEDLLTIPVLVAAEGTNQEELSQWSEHGVNMPVTPDSSLYSVMMPGYSPEVQNPTASNYPEADLENSISVSENLQEDHDERETDFKVEVSNKSVGATLEGMDKSDTFQSEQARGAHHAEDAVLKVHEQEVDPTQMHEIDDSSESGTHDATEHPEVISGNLIDQAEVIDTYRSESIVRGIDDSATKQVESNSDDKQEEHPTRENNFDSLEHTNEDIHVYDTKIPQISDTERVDSALGQVDEGDSHVEDDMNPSAEQTVHQEKEGILSEDAESESSLQTLQSETNAPLDSQPLDTSVRTEEVSNQEKDGLFSETERGKSSLETLQSEIHAPLDSQPQQNDTGFSPIGNRRKLGSSRRNKGRQLVEDSVAESYHRHTGEIAGNTKDHEPLEIVKMSVETEVPEKSMETMPEGMDTFDTAQTPQIEECSNELKETAQYSTLVGISEHITSGLHSSLAVDQQLINQSNSTEMPKEKLPGVYSVTEKQSKDGDGNAELSRQDGNIQDNYLVSESRVKSENPGDRTDIECSVEQAASSSSSKGKVGSESSLQALQSETNALLDSQPQDNSVRMEKQTHKGFNPTGCRRKLGSSRRNKGQQHVKDSVSETHHKPKEEFSEDTRSDHALETTKMPLATETIRQEELKKQTNIDLEPAQESREMRSTINAKENTEKMPEEDRISSQNVTYDSTIATTDITSSSGKDDSVKSNKDVNEEENNLIKEPENVSHFTGYDTAKMDLIQSPEDDSDTQNISCHVDSVCMQSVTSDVLEQNAHQVQKTEALSCDKDSLEHKMSLKRTNDAMKTVADVSIKDCLKEAESSMDVQVFGQDGDGEKCEDPTKKDHETEETNAPQEVTYAELSSAAHGKTGASAQLGLEENFRAETAVDAPEESGISAAVGACNSQQGIQETTNSDNSENVKRNSKQRRRKMGSTRHTQLKRKPEEGTESKNEIKESDFNKEDDVRNFDNMEVVRELPVIVTAEVSQNISCHVDSVCFKGQQETDRTSTVHDEGQRLQSSTSDLQRVQSSMISDVNDLTALLPEQSASNNGKVDNPVKFVQVAGIRDSERNVDVNVEPSQLDDFTCMEMHPTSVLSGGNSSSVNPLRSSNTVDVTSTGITGGSSVSSCEPSQSTQNDEEMTDSVNVAQAPALNSAEAPAVAVVDLEIMKPVVRGGAGEESKDAQAGIHELNNANEGAHDKNLEMKNASPNFNSANRRRKMGSTRRNLGSRSKGEDLHQKQEADKEATGAAANAGDVKSEPFLGIKEKEELQLLIEDKDSDSDQRKEKVFETVECSLTGESHFKPPAQHTSEENPPSHDQLEEKEHHLTPSYFPATPSTSPNHDGTSETAGGRRRRKLGSHRKSHGHQSNVDQTARGDKIIGTQDRRDVRSVTDESAIKTTEEESVGLDKISEADESSKKPSSNVSASEAVKHSTPESEKTPARVTAVQHRDAEIRPGQESQKPFSLAGSSGGAAPTSSSYNVLMVGNSCVGKTSFMKRAQSGKFSLDLPASAGLDFCMWTVVVDGKPVVLRLWDTAGQERFRSITKQIFHKAQAFLLMYDITSSQSFSAVSHWATCIQEGAAENVTILLLGNKSDCAERVVKAEEGEILAKEYNFEFMECSAATGENVLRSLETVARILSQKVDTREETTVLHKEPQQKKSSGCC, via the exons ATGTCGACTcaaagtgcaaagaaaaaaagaattggTTCACGTCGTCGGGTCgcacatgaaaataaaacatcagaggCTGATGAATTACACATAACGGACAGTGCCTCTGCAGCAAAACGCTGCATACCAGAAGAAAATACTGAATCATTAAATGTATTGGCTAATCCTGACAATACACAATCTGCAACCCAAAATCCACCTTCACCAGAACTCACTGAGAATCGAAGAAAACTAGGATCTAGtagaagaaataaaagagaacTGCGTGTCAAGGGTTCAGCAACTGAATCATACTCCAAACCTACAGAGGAAGTTGAGGAATACACCAGGGGTAATGAAACCCCCAAAACAATGCAAATGTCACTGGCAATACAATCTTGGAGGCAGGAAGAAGTCAATCAAGGGCATGAGCATAACATCATATCTGTGGCACATGACAGCTCTTTATACCCTGCCATTACACCTGATTATTCTGAGGTTCAGCACTCAACTACAGCAAACTGTCCAGAGGCTGACCTGGAAAGGTTAATTCCCAAAAGTGAAACTCTGGAAGCAGATCAagatgaaaatgacacaaactaTAAACTAGTGTCTGATTCTTGTAAATTTGTGGAAACCATGCTGGGAGAAACAGACAGGTCTGACACTCTACAGAGTGAGGAACTCAAAGAAAATGCACGTCTTGTTGGCGTCTCTGAGTTGACTAGTGTAAGTGTTCTTTCATGTCCCACAGTAGATCAACAGCTGACTGACCAGCTAAATTACAGGGAGATGCCAGAAGAAAAACTTCCCAATGTGTATTCTGtaacagaaaaagaaagcaaaaatggAGACAAGGATGCAGAATTCTTAAGGCAGGGTGGAAATTTACGGGAAAACTATTTGGTGAGTGAGTCACATATAAAATCAAAGGATATAGAGTCTTCTATCACACCAGAGATatccacagaaaaacacaacccCAGAGAGCACACAGAACCTCAGTGCAGTGTTGGGCAAGCAATAGTTTCATCACCAAACGAGGAGTTGCACAACGATGAGGAACAAATTGAGATTTTCAAGTTATCTGATGTCAAAGGTGCTCATCATGCAAAGGATGCTTTAAACAGCATTCATGAACAGGAGGTTGATCcaacacaaatgcatgaaatcGATCACTCCTCTGAAAGTGGGTTGCATGATGCCAGAGAACATTCTGAAGTAATTTCTGGAAACCTGATAGATCAGGCTGAAGTCATTGACACATACCGATCAGAGTCAATTGTGAGAGGTACTGATGATTCTGCCACCAAGCAGGTAGAATCAAATTCTGAtgacaaacaggaggaacaTCCTACAAGAGAAAACAACTTTGACTCTTTAGAGCACACAAATGAGGATATTCATGTATATGATACAAAGATACCACAGATCAGTGACACAGAAAGAGTAGACTCTGCACTGGGTCAGGTCGATGAGGGTGACAGCCATATAGAGGATGATATGAATCCCAGTGCTGATCAAACAGTTCATCAGGAGAAGGAAGGAATCCTCTCTGAAGTTGAGGAGAGTGAGTCCTCTTTACAAACCCTGCAATCAGAAACAAATGCTCCTTTGGACTCCCAACCTCTGGACACTTCTgtgagaacagaggaggaaaccaACACAGGCTTCAACCCCACTTTGAACAGAAGAAAACTGGGGTCGAGTAGAAGAAATAAAGGAAGGCAACATGCCAAGGACTGTGCTGTTGAATCATCCCACGAACACAAAGAGCAAGTAGAAGAAAGTACCAGGGGTAATGAAGACCTCCAGACAACACCAGTATTAGTGGCAGCAGAGGGAACAAATCAAGAAGAATTAAGTCAATGGAGTGAGCATGGTGTTATCATGCCTGTGACACCTGACAGCTCTTTGTACTCAGTCATGATGCCTGGTTATTCTCCTGAGGTCCAGAACCCCACTACAACAAACTATCCAGAGGCTGACCTGGAAAATTTAATTTCTGTAAGTGAAAACCTTCAAGAAGATCATGACGAAAGAGAGACTGACTTTAAAGTGGAGGTGTCTAATAAATCAGTGGGAGCCACGCTGGAAGGAATGGACAAATCTGACACTTTTCAGAGTGAACAAGCCAGAGGTGCTCATCATGCAGAGGATGCTGTTCTCAAAGTGCATGAACAGGAGGTGGATCcaacacaaatgcatgaaatcGATGACTCCTCTGAAAGTGGGACGCATGATGCAACAGAACATCCTGAAGTAATTTCTGGAAACCTGATACATCAGGCTGAAGTCATTGACACATACCGATCAGAGTCAATTGTGAGAGGAACTGATGATTCTGCCACTAAGCAGGTAGAATCAAATTCTGAtgacaaacaggaggaacaTCCCACAAGAGAAAACAACTTTGACTCTTTGGAGCACACAAATGAGGATATTCATGTATATGATACAAAGATACCACAGATCAGTGACACAGAAAGAGTAGACTCTGCACTGGGTCAGGTCGATGAGGGTGACAGCCATGTAGAGGATGATATGAATCCCAGTGCTGATCAAACAGTTCATCAGGAGAAGGAAGGAATCCTCTCTGAAGATGAGGAGAGTGAATCCTCTTTACAAACCCTGCAATCAGAAACAAATGCTCCTTTGGACTCCCAACCTCTGGACACTtctctgaggacagagagggaaaccCACACAGGCTTCAACCCCACTTTGAACAGAAGAAAACTGGGGTCGAGTAGAAGAAATAAAGGAAGGCAACATGCCAAGGACTGTGCTGCTGAATCATCCCATGAACACAAAGAGGAAGTAGAAGAAAGTACCATGAGTACTGAAGACCTCCAGACAGCACCAGTGTTAGTGGCAGCAGAGGGAACAAATCAAGAAGAATTAAGTCAATGGAGTGAGCATGGTGTTATCATGCCTGCGACACCTGACAGCTCTTTGTACTCAGTCATGTTGTCTGATAATTCTCCTGAGGTCCAGAACCCCACTACAACAAACTATCCAGAGGCTGACCTGGAAAATTCAATTTCTGTAAGTGAAAACCTTCAAGAAGATCATGACGAAAGAGAGACTGACTTTAAAGTGGAGGTGTCTAATAAATCAGTGGGAGCCACGCTGGAAGGAATGGACAAATCTGACACTATTCAGAGTGAAGAAGCCAGAGGTGCTCATCACGCAGAGGATGCTGTTCTCAAAGTGCATGAACAGGAGGTGGATCcaacacaaatgcatgaaatcGATGACTCCTCTGAAAGTGGGACGCATGATGCAACAGAACATCCTGAAGTAATTTCTGGAAACCTGATAGATCAGGCTGAAGTCATTGACACATACCGATCAGAGTCAATTGTGAGAGGTACTGATGATTCTGCCACCAAGCAGGAAGAATCAAATTCTGAtgacaaacaggaggaacaTCCTACAAGAGAAAACAACTTTGACTCTTTGGAGCACACAAATGAGGATATTCATGTATATGATACAAAGATACCACAGATCAGTGACACAGAAAGAGTAGACTCTGCACTGGGTCAGGTCGATGAGGGTGACAACCATGTAGAGGATGACATGAATCCCAGTGCTGAACAGACAGTTCATCAGGAGAAGGAAGGAATCCTCTCTGAAGTTGAGGAGAGTGAATCCTCTTTACAAACCCTGCAATCAGAAACAAATGCTCCTTTGGACTCCCAACCTCTGGACACTtctgtgaggacagagagggaaaccCACACAGGCTTCAACCCCACTTTGAACAGTAGAAAACTGGGGTCGAGTAGAAGAAATAAAGGAAGGCAACATGCCAAGGACTGTGCTGCTGAATCATCCCACGAACACAAAGAGCAAGTAGAAGAAAGTACCAGGGGTAATGAAGACCTCCAGACAACACCAGTATTAGTGGCAGCAGAGGGAACAAATCAAGAAGAATTGAGTCAATGGAGTGAGCATGATGTTAACATGCCTGTGACACCTGACAGCTCTTTGTATTCAGTCATGATGCCTGGTTATTCTCCTGAGGTCCAGAACCCCACTGCATCAAACTATCCAGAGGCTGACCTGGAAAATTCAATTTCTGTAAGTGAAAACCTTCAAGAAGATCATGACGAAAGAGAGACTGACTTTAAAGTGGAGGTGTCTAATAAATCAGTGGGAGCCACGCTGGAAGGAATGGACAAATCTGACACTTTTCAGAGTGAACAAGCCAGAGGTGCTCATCATGCAGAGGATGCTGTTCTCAAAGAGCATGAACAGGAGGTTAATCcaacacaaatgcatgaaatcGATGACTCCTCTGAAAGTGAGACGCATGATGCAACAGAACATCCTGAAGTAATTTCTGGAAACCTGATAGATCAACCTGAAGTCATTGACACATACCAATCAGAGTCGATTGTGAGAGGTACTGATGATTCTGCTACCAAGCAGGAAGATTCAAATTCTGAtgacaaacaggaggaacaTCCTACAAGAGAAAACTACTTTGACTCTTTAGAGCACACAAATGAGGATATTCATGTATATGATACAAAGATACCACAGATCAGTGACACAGAAAGAGTAGACTCTGCACTGGGTCAGGTCGATGAGGGTGAAAGCCATGTAGAGGATGATATGAATCCCAGCGCTGAACAGACAGTTCATCAGGAGAAGGAAGGAATCCTCTCTGAAGATGCAGAGAGTGAATCCTCTTTACAAACCCTGCAATCAGAAACAAATGCTCCTTTGGACTCCCAACCTCTGGACACTTctctgaggacagaggaggaaaccCACACAGGCTTCAACCCCACTTTGAACAGAAGAAAACTGGGGTTGAGTAGAAGAAATAAAGGAAGGCAACATGCCAAGGACTGTGCTGCTGAATCATCCCACGAACACAAAGAGCAAGTAGAAGAAAGTACCAGGGGTAATGAAGACCTTCTGACAATACCAGTGTTAGTGGCAGCAGAGGGAACAAATCAAGAAGAATTGAGTCAATGGAGTGAGCATGGTGTTAACATGCCTGTGACACCTGACAGCTCTTTGTATTCAGTCATGATGCCTGGTTATTCTCCTGAGGTCCAGAACCCCACTGCATCAAACTATCCAGAGGCTGACCTGGAAAATTCAATTTCTGTAAGTGAAAACCTTCAAGAAGATCATGACGAAAGAGAGACTGACTTTAAAGTGGAGGTGTCTAATAAATCAGTGGGAGCCACGCTGGAAGGAATGGACAAATCTGACACTTTTCAGAGTGAACAAGCCAGAGGTGCTCATCATGCAGAGGATGCTGTTCTCAAAGTGCATGAACAGGAGGTGGATCcaacacaaatgcatgaaatcGATGACTCCTCTGAAAGTGGGACGCATGATGCAACAGAACATCCTGAAGTAATTTCTGGAAACCTGATAGATCAGGCTGAAGTCATTGACACATACCGATCAGAGTCAATTGTGAGAGGTATTGATGATTCTGCCACCAAGCAGGTAGAATCAAATTCTGAtgacaaacaggaggaacaTCCTACAAGAGAAAACAACTTTGACTCTTTAGAGCACACAAATGAGGATATTCATGTATATGATACAAAGATACCACAGATCAGTGACACAGAAAGAGTAGACTCTGCACTGGGTCAGGTCGATGAGGGTGACAGCCATGTAGAGGATGACATGAATCCCAGCGCTGAACAGACAGTTCATCAGGAGAAGGAAGGAATCCTCTCTGAAGATGCGGAGAGTGAATCCTCTTTACAAACCCTGCAATCAGAAACAAATGCTCCTTTGGACTCCCAACCTCTGGACACTTctgtgaggacagaggaggtGTCTAATCAGGAGAAAGATGGACTCTTCTCTGAAACTGAAAGGGGCAAATCTTCTTTAGAAACCCTGCAATCAGAAATACATGCTCCTTTGGACTCCCAACCTCAGCAAAACGATACAGGCTTCAGCCCCATTGGGAATAGAAGAAAACTGGGCTCTAGCCGAAGAAATAAAGGACGACAACTTGTCGAGGACTCTGTTGCTGAATCATACCACAGACATACAGGAGAAATTGCTGGAAATACCAAGGATCATGAGCCACTTGAAATAGTAAAGATGTCAGTAGAGACAGAAGTGCCAGAAAAATCTATGGAAACCATGCCGGAAGGAATGGACACATTTGACACTGCTCAGACTCCTCAGATTGAAGAATGTAGCAATGAACTCAAAGAAACTGCACAATATTCCACACTTGTTGGCATCTCTGAGCATATAACTTCAGGTTTACATTCTAGTTTAGCAGTAGATCAACAGCTAATCAACCAATCAAATTCCACAGAGATGCCAAAAGAAAAGCTTCCCGGTGTGTATTCtgtcacagagaaacaaagcaagGATGGAGATGGGAATGCAGAATTGTCAAGGCAGGATGGAAATATACAGGACAACTATTTGGTGAGTGAGTCACGTGTGAAATCGGAGAACCCAGGAGACCGTACGGACATTGAATGCAGTGTTGAACAAgcagcatcttcatcatcatcaaagggGAAAGTGGGAAGTGAATCCTCTTTACAAGCCCTGCAGTCAGAAACAAATGCTCTTTTGGACTCTCAACCTCAGGACAATTCCGTGAGAATGGAGAAGCAAACCCACAAAGGCTTCAACCCCACTGGGTGCAGAAGAAAACTGGGGTCTAGCCGAAGAAATAAAGGACAACAGCATGTCAAGGACTCTGTTTCTGAAACACACCACAAACCTAAAGAAGAATTTTCAGAAGATACAAGGAGTGATCATGCCcttgaaacaacaaaaatgccATTAGCAACAGAGACAATTAGGCAGGAAgaattaaaaaagcaaacaaacatagACCTCGAACCTGCTCAGGAAAGCAGAGAAATGAGATCAACTATAAAtgccaaagaaaacacagaaaaaatgcCAGAGGAAGACAGAATTTCCTCACAGAATGTTACGTACGACAGTACAATTGCGACAACAGACATTACTTCAAGCTCAGGCAAAGATGACTCTGTCAAATCCAATAAGGACGTCAATGAGGAGGAAAATAATCTTATAAAAGAGCCTGAGAATGTAAGTCATTTTACAGGATATGACACAGCTAAAATGGACTTGATACAATCGCCAGAAGATgattcagacacacagaatATCTCATGTCatgttgacagtgtttgcatgcagtCAGTCACTTCCGATGTGCTTGAGCAAAATGCCCATCAGGTCCAAAAGACGGAGGCTTTATCTTGTGACAAAGACTCGCTGGAACACAAAATGAGTCTGAAACGGACAAATGATGCAATGAAAACAGTGGCAGATGTCTCAATCAAAGACTGTTTGAAAGAAGCAGAGAGTTCAATGGATGTACAGGTTTTTGgacaggatggagatggagaaaaatgtgaaGATCCTACAAAGAAAGACCATGAAACTGAAGAAACGAATGCTCCGCAGGAGGTCACGTATGCTGAACTGTCGTCCGCTGCACACGGCAAAACTGGCGCTTCAGCTCAGCTTGGTCTCGAGGAAAACTTCAGAGCAGAGACAGCTGTGGATGCGCCTGAGGAAAGTGGGATTTCTGCAGCAGTGGGTGCATGTAACAGCCAGCAAGGGATACAAGAAACAACTAATTCagataacagtgaaaatgtgaaaagaaattccaaacagaggaggagaaagatgggCTCCACTCGCCACACTCAACTCAAGAGGAAACCAGAGGAAGGAACAGAgagcaaaaatgaaataaaagaaagcgATTTTAATAAAGAAGATGACGTGAGAAATTTTGACAATATGGAAGTGGTAAGGGAGTTACCAGTTATTGTAACTGCAGAGGTATCACAGAATATCTCATGTCAtgttgacagtgtttgttttaaaggacAACAGGAAACTGACCGAACCAGCACTGTTCATGACGAGGGCCAAAGGCTACAAAGCAGTACATCTGACCTGCAGAGAGTTCAGAGCAGTATGATATCAGACGTAAATGATTTAACAGCTCTTCTCCCCGAGCAGTCTGCCTCAAACAATGGAAAAGTTGATAATCCTGTGAAGTTTGTTCAGGTAGCTGGTATAAGGGACAGTGAGAGGAATGTAGACGTTAACGTGGAGCCTTCACAACTAGATGATTTTACATGCATGGAGATGCATCCAACATCTGTGCTCTCTGGAGGAAACAGCTCCTCAGTAAATCCGTTGCGGTCTTCTAATACTGTGGACGTGACAAGCACTGGTATCACAGGAGGGAGCTCTGTGTCTTCATGTGAGCCCTCACAGAGTACACAAAACGATGAGGAAATGACAGATAGTGTAAACGTCGCACAGGCCCCAGCTCTGAACTCAGCAGAAGCaccagctgtggctgtggtagaTTTGGAAATCATGAAACCTGTCgtcagaggaggagctggagaggagagtaAAGATGCCCAGGCTGGTATACACGAGTTGAACAACGCAAATGAAGGAGCTCACGATAAAAATCTTGAGATGAAGAATGCAAGTCCCAATTTTAATTCAGCCAATAGGAGAAGAAAGATGGGCTCCACCCGCAGGAATCTGGGATCACGTAGCAAAGGGGAAGACTTGCATCAAAAGCAGGAGGCAGATAAAGAGgcaacaggagcagcagctaATGCTGGAGATGTAAAGAGTGAGCCTTTCCTGGgcatcaaagaaaaagaagagctCCAACTTCTCATagaagacaaagacagtgaCTCTGatcaaaggaaagaaaaagtttttGAAACGGTGGAGTGCAGCCTCACTGGTGAGTCTCACTTCAAGCCTCCAGCACAGCACACAAGTGAAGAAAATCCTCCTTCTCATGATCAACTAGAAGAAAAAGAGCACCACCTAACTCCCAGTTATTTCCCCGCAACACCATCCACTTCTCCCAACCATGATGGGACGTCAGAAACAGCTGgtgggagaaggagaaggaaacTGGGATCTCACCGGAAGTCGCATGGACACCAAAGCAATGTCGACCAAACTGCAAGAGGGGACAAAATAATAGGTACACAAGATCGGAGAGATGTCAGAAGTGTCACTGATGAAAGTGCCATCAAGACAACTGAGGAAGAATCTGTGGGCCTGGACAAAATATCAGAG gCTGATGAAAGCAGCAAGAAACCATCGTCCAACGTCAGCGCCTCGGAGGCGGTAAAGCACTCGACGCCTGAGAG TGAGAAGACTCCCGCACGAGTGACTGCAGTTCAACATCGTGATGCTGAGATCCGCCCGGGCCAAGAGAGCCAAAAGCCGTTTTCTCTGG cagGTAGTTCCGGAGGAGCAGCTCCCACATCAAGCAGTTACAACGTGCTCATGGTTGGAAACAGCTGTGTGGGCAAAACCTCCTTCATGAAAAGAGCTCAAAGCGGGAAGTTTTCTCTAGATTTACCCGCCTCTGCTG gACTTGATTTCTGCATGTGGACGGTGGTAGTGGATGGAAAGCCTGTGGTGCTACGGCTGTGGGATACAGCGGGCCAAGAAAG GTTTCGCAGCATCACAAAACAGATTTTCCACAAGGCCCAGGCATTTCTCCTGATGTATGACATCACTTCCTCACAGAGTTTCTCTGCAGTCAGCCACTGGGCAACCTGTATTCAG gaaggagctgcagaaaaCGTGACCATCCTCCTTCTTGGGAATAAGAGTGACTGTGCAGAACGAGTGGTTAAAGCTGAGGAGGGGGAAATTCTTGCTAAG GAGTACAACTTTGAATTCATGGAGTGCAGCGCTGCCACGGGGGAAAATGTGCTTCGGTCTTTGGAAACTGTGGCCAG GATATTGAGCCAAAAAGTTGACACAAGAGAGGAAACCACAGTGTTACACAAAGAGCCCCAACAGAAAAAATCATCAGGATGTTGCTga